A region from the Paraburkholderia youngii genome encodes:
- a CDS encoding urea transporter, which yields MHAAATDAPSSSPSAPLRTLLRSLGQIVLQSNAATGVCMLGAWLLSEPRLVCAALLGAIAANVSAMLAGSADADLRAGLPGFNGALAGLAAFSFIGDPARASAVAILAATATAWLLRPWSRWLRVRGLGYLSSPCLIVTWLWLPLIASRSLSAGPDAAHPLDAMRFVSGVLAGVAQTGFASGAPAGVLVLLGIAAASPKHALYALGGATLASAAHLLLGPSVASFDAGLWGFNGALTALALADSGYAATLGGIAMSVLLQAAALHCGWLTMTAPFVLATWSMQSLGRRSA from the coding sequence ATGCACGCCGCCGCGACCGATGCCCCCTCTTCCTCGCCCAGCGCCCCGCTGCGCACGCTGCTGCGCAGCCTCGGCCAGATCGTGCTGCAATCGAACGCCGCGACCGGCGTGTGCATGCTCGGCGCGTGGCTTCTCAGCGAGCCGCGTCTCGTGTGCGCCGCGCTGCTCGGCGCGATCGCGGCCAACGTCAGCGCGATGCTCGCCGGTTCGGCTGACGCCGACCTGCGTGCTGGCCTGCCCGGCTTCAACGGTGCGCTCGCGGGCCTCGCCGCGTTCAGCTTCATCGGCGATCCGGCGCGCGCGTCGGCCGTCGCGATTCTTGCGGCGACGGCCACCGCATGGCTGCTGCGACCGTGGTCGCGCTGGTTGCGTGTGCGTGGGCTCGGTTATCTGTCGAGTCCGTGCCTGATCGTCACGTGGCTATGGTTGCCGCTGATCGCGAGCCGTTCCTTGTCGGCGGGTCCCGACGCCGCTCATCCGCTCGACGCGATGCGGTTCGTCAGCGGCGTGCTCGCGGGCGTTGCGCAGACCGGCTTCGCGTCGGGCGCGCCAGCGGGTGTGCTGGTGCTGCTCGGGATTGCCGCCGCCTCGCCCAAACACGCGCTCTATGCGCTGGGCGGCGCGACATTGGCGAGCGCGGCACACCTGTTGCTCGGCCCGAGCGTTGCTTCATTCGACGCCGGCCTGTGGGGGTTCAACGGGGCGCTGACCGCGCTCGCGCTAGCCGACTCGGGCTACGCGGCGACACTCGGCGGCATCGCGATGTCGGTGCTGTTGCAAGCGGCCGCGCTGCATTGCGGTTGGCTTACGATGACCGCGCCGTTCGTGCTCGCAACGTGGAGCATGCAGTCGCTCGGGCGCCGCAGCGCGTAA
- a CDS encoding putative glycolipid-binding domain-containing protein produces the protein MRELRWASEEGDGIEHLVFDARDDGFAVESVVIGQRYGKAYGLHYTVRCDARWRTRYAHLKIVGGGELELHGDGEGHWHDGHGLALSAIEGCIDIDIAATPYTNTLPIRRLQLAEGERQPIEVAYISTPDLQVTRAEQAYTCIELNGEYRYEGIFREFTANMRVDSDGLVIDYPTLFARLPRAR, from the coding sequence ATGCGTGAATTACGATGGGCCTCGGAAGAGGGCGACGGCATCGAACATCTGGTATTCGATGCGCGCGACGACGGCTTCGCCGTGGAAAGCGTCGTGATCGGGCAGCGCTATGGCAAGGCGTACGGGCTGCATTACACGGTGCGCTGCGACGCGCGTTGGCGCACGCGCTATGCGCACCTGAAGATCGTCGGCGGCGGCGAGCTGGAATTGCATGGCGATGGCGAAGGCCATTGGCACGACGGGCACGGCCTCGCGCTGAGTGCGATCGAGGGCTGCATCGATATCGATATCGCCGCGACGCCGTACACCAATACGTTGCCGATCCGCCGGCTGCAACTGGCCGAGGGCGAACGTCAACCGATCGAAGTCGCGTACATCTCGACGCCGGACTTGCAGGTTACGCGCGCCGAGCAGGCATACACGTGCATCGAGTTGAATGGCGAGTACCGCTACGAAGGCATTTTTCGCGAGTTCACCGCCAATATGCGCGTGGATAGCGATGGCCTCGTGATCGACTATCCGACCTTGTTCGCGCGTTTGCCGCGCGCGCGTTAG
- a CDS encoding GNAT family N-acetyltransferase — protein MSSPRPPLDAPLIRDATEADLPAIQAIYAHHVLTGVASFEETPPSVDDLRTRLASVRSHGLPYMVAEIDGEVAGYCYATPYRPRAAYRNTIEDSIYVNDAYRGRGIGRLLLQALIDRCETGPWRQMIAVIADGGSGGSLSLHTQLGFELTGTLKAVGYKHGRWLDTTLMQRTLGRGASTGPDDVSNAAGGTHG, from the coding sequence ATGAGTTCACCCCGCCCTCCGCTCGACGCCCCGCTGATCCGCGACGCCACCGAAGCCGACCTCCCCGCGATTCAGGCGATCTATGCGCATCACGTGCTGACCGGTGTCGCGTCGTTCGAAGAAACCCCGCCGTCCGTCGACGACCTGCGCACGCGGCTCGCAAGCGTGCGCAGCCACGGACTGCCGTATATGGTCGCGGAGATCGACGGCGAGGTCGCCGGCTATTGCTATGCGACGCCGTATCGCCCGCGCGCCGCCTATCGCAACACGATCGAAGACTCGATCTACGTGAACGACGCATATCGCGGACGCGGCATCGGACGCTTGCTGCTGCAGGCGCTGATCGATCGTTGCGAGACCGGACCGTGGCGTCAGATGATCGCGGTGATCGCCGATGGCGGCAGCGGCGGCTCGCTCTCATTGCATACGCAGCTCGGCTTCGAGCTGACCGGCACGTTGAAGGCGGTCGGCTACAAGCACGGCCGCTGGCTCGACACGACACTGATGCAACGCACGCTCGGCCGCGGCGCATCGACCGGGCCCGACGACGTTTCAAACGCGGCAGGCGGCACGCACGGGTAG